The Mercenaria mercenaria strain notata chromosome 10, MADL_Memer_1, whole genome shotgun sequence genome contains a region encoding:
- the LOC123559842 gene encoding galactose-3-O-sulfotransferase 2-like, with the protein MRTTTRNKKCIGIILLLALATSCLWTSSTTISTQISVKNAFNDNELGNKSSKQGEKIKRIAYLKVPKTGSTTLACIFIRFGIRNNLSVFLSKKSFVSEYNKTLLLKRKKKFDIFATHTLYNYTFFTHIVRNPSIIGSIREPSQRIISNAFFAPSYTAMKRDFGHSAQRFIDEIVRNTSNYQLHNVMSRYFGMNSEAMNYRQMQNILTTLNSEFLLVIVNERFNESLILLKRLLNWSFADITYAPKRLNHHGKVFLNKFQIDHLKSTNKLEYKIYEYFSNELNRKIRKAGTDFLGEVRYFEHILNEINSFCQNPSNYDNAYIFPPSRWGKGFSINLEECYMIFYMDDTRFKNQSKQFGIDLIV; encoded by the coding sequence GAACAAAAAATGTATTGGAATTATTCTGCTACTTGCGTTAGCAACATCTTGTTTATGGACATCTTCAACTACAATTTCAACACAGATATCGGTAAAAAATGCATTCAACGACAATGAACTTGGAAATAAATCGAGTAAACAgggagaaaaaataaaaagaattgctTACTTAAAAGTGCCTAAGACTGGTTCAACCACACTTGCATGCATCTTCATCAGGTTTGGAATTCGGAATAATCTTTCAGTGTTTCtctcaaagaaaagttttgtaaGTGAATATAACAAAACGCTTTTattgaaacgaaaaaaaaagtttgacatTTTTGCTACACACACATTGTATAATTATACTTTTTTCACTCATATCGTCAGAAATCCTTCAATAATCGGAAGCATTCGAGAACCAAGCCAGAGGATTATCAGCAATGCTTTCTTTGCACCTAGTTACACGGCAATGAAAAGAGACTTCGGGCATTCTGCACAGAGATTTATCGATGAAATAGTAAGGAATACGTCCAACTATCAACTTCACAATGTAATGTCTAGATACTTTGGGATGAACAGTGAAGCAATGAACTATCGTCAGatgcaaaatatcttaactaCATTGAACTCAGAATTCTTACTAGTAATTGTTAATGAAAGGTTTAACGAATCTCTTATTCTTTTAAAACGACTTCTTAACTGGTCATTTGCCGATATAACTTACGCACCGAAAAGGCTGAATCATCACGGCAAAGTGTTTCTCAACAAATTCCAGATAGATCACCTTAAATCTACAAACAAGTTAGAatataaaatttatgaatatttttccaATGAGCTTAACAGAAAGATAAGAAAAGCAGGTACAGACTTCTTAGGAGAAGTTCGTTATTTCGAgcacattttaaatgaaataaattctttttgcCAAAACCCGTCTAATTACGATAACGCATACATTTTCCCTCCATCGAGATGGGGTAAAGGCTTTTCGATTAACCTGGAAGAATGCTATATGattttttacatggatgatacaAGATTTAAAAATCAGTCAAAACAATTTGGCATCGACTTAATCGTGtag